A region of the Aythya fuligula isolate bAytFul2 chromosome 24, bAytFul2.pri, whole genome shotgun sequence genome:
CCGCTAAGACAGTGAAGAGCCATGcgatgctttttgtttgtttgtttcctgacaagattttttttcacgtATGGAAGAGGGAACTACATGAGTGAACTATAAGATGTCTACATCTTCTCTCCCTGCTGGTCCGCACCCATTAAATCTTCCATATTAtgaaagaagggagggaaagatATAAATGAAGAGTGCACCTCACAAGTCAGGTTTGGATCTATTTTGCATGTTGTATGAACCAGCAGAGGAACTTGGGAATCCCTAAGAGATTTCcgtattttagaaataaaggaGGAGTTCATGGAATCGTTTGGCAAGCTATTGGTTTCAAAAAGGCacataaaataagagaaagtaTTATGGTTTCCTCTCTAAATGGTAAAGAATGTTGCAGAGAGGATGTGATCAGTAGTCATAAGAAGAAATCCCGAGGAAAAAAGGcttatttaattctattttgtCACCATTTCAGCCCCTCTTTAAATCAAAAATTTTCTTACCATCCTTGGGGTTCACTCCTGTCATCCTGcggagaagaagaaaagtttgaTTAAAGACCCTCACTGAATGTGTCGACTGAAAGCATCGGTTCATTTAGGAGCATTGCATGAGAACAGCCACGATTTCACGCTGCTTCTTCACTGGGTTATTGCTGGTGCTGTGGGTGAGGTGCTCTCTGCTTTGACGGGCAGAGCAAGCTGAGAACGAACTTTCATGGGCTGAAGGCTGttactgcagcacagcaagAGGATTATGTGAGACATGCACATGGTGCCTAGGGCCTTCTGCACTTCACTGCAGCCAATACGGTTGCGTTTATGTTTTCAAACCATCAGCACAATGGATCTGGAGATTTAGTTTCAGTAATAGCTCCCAGGATTTTGCCAGGCATCTGTTTTGCCAGCACTCGAAAGACTGCATGTGCAATCAGTGTGATTTAGTAATCTGGAGTCAGCTTAACAACCACAAATTACTGCTTTACAATGTGTCGTGTTATTAAGCTTATCTAATCATCACAGGATTTGTAAATGGTAACATACTGGGAGTCCTGGGTCTCCAGCAGCTGGCGGTATGTGGCGATTTCCTGCTCCAGGCGGCTCTTGATGTCCATGAGCATCTTGTACTCCTGGTTCTGACGCTCCATGTCACAGCGGATTtcactcagctgctcctcaacGCTGGTGATGAGGTTCTGGATCTGTGACAGCTGTGCGCAGTACCGGCCTTCCGTGTCCCGCAGGTTGGCTTCCAGTCCAGCTTTCTAAAGCAGGAAGACATGAGAACAGGCTGTCATACAGACGCGTCCCACAGAGGGGGAACCTAAGCGGAGGCAagacagggagggaggaaggggagagttTGAACAATGCTCGGGACAGCTCCGTACCATGCTCATCTGTGACTGGAGCTCAATCTCCAGGCTCTGGAGTGTGCGTCTCAGCTCTGTGATCTCCGTCTTGCTGGTCTGTATCTGCTCTGTGTGAGTGGCTACTTCGCGGTTCAGCTCATcagtctgaaagaaagaaacagatccCATACGttgagcttttaaaaattattttcagaaaggagaaacGCATCCCACCTGCTGGGACAGTAGCAGTGGGGCAGTGCATCGGTTCACAGTTCGTTGGCATTTCCATACCTGAGTGAGGAACCAGGCCTCGGCATCCTTACGGTTCTTCTCAGCCAGGGCTTCGTACTGCTCCCTCATCTCTGTGAGGATTCTGGTCAGGTCGATGCCAGGAGCAGCGTCCATTTCTACGTTGACTGTGCCACTGATCTGGTTGGAGTActctttcatttcctgcatGGACAGAAGGCAGAGGACACAAAAAAATGATGTTCTATACTCTCATAGACTTTTTTCCAGCAGCAATCCATGCAGTGGTATGTGGTGCTTCCAAAGGGATTCCTCTCCACTTGAGGACTCACCTCCTCGTGGTTCTTCTTGAGGTAGGCCAGCTCCTCCTTCAGTGATTCAATCTGCATCTCCAGGTCAGCTCTGGACAGGGTCAGCTCGTCCAGGACTCTGCGCAGGCCGTTGATGTCAGACTCTACGCTCTGGCGAAGGAACAGCTCGTTCTCATACctgcagttttaaaaagaaacaaacattggAATGAGTGGAGCCATAAAACTAGATCATTTTATGTTGAATGTGGGAGGAATGGGAGCAACATTTAAAGGAAGCGTAAAGGGAGTAAagatcttttttcctgcttccaaCTGTGACATATGAAAGTACTTGCATTGGAtaccagagaagaaaatataaacctGCAGATACGTCACTGGAAGATAAACCAGTTGCACAACTGTCTTTATCATCTTCTCAGCAGTGTCTGATGTGCTGCTGAGTCCATGAACAGGATAAGCACAAAGTCCCTCTTGTCTTTTTCTACATTTCACTAAAGATTTTCACAAAACTATTGCAAATGAACACCAATCTCTTCACACCACTGTCCTCCTTTTAAGTGAAAAGCCCAAGCTATGCCTGTCTTCTTTTCCCTTGTGATTTAGGCTAATAAAATAGTTAAGAGCATCACTAAAAACTAAGACATGAGCTACAATAAACAGCACAGTAATCTGGATGCTGTGTTCTGTCaggtttattattttcctgatttATCCTTCATCATATCAAATTTTTGCCAGGAATTTTTTCATCAGAAGTTATCAAGGAAAAACATCTACCCATAATTTGGAAATGTGTCCTCCAGTGACTGAAGAACTTTATTTTCTACGTAAGAAGTAATACtaaacttcagaaaactgttttgagaaggagagaaaaggagagagaagagaaatgtgCTTCAGCTAAACTTACTTCAGCCTGAAGTCATCTGCAGCCAGCCGGGCATTGTCAATCTCCAAAATGACTCTGGAATTGTCAATAGTAGCTGCAAGGATCTGGCAATTGggaatacagaaaacaattcCTGTGAGTAATGGTGGAATGGCATGGTCCTGAGTACGTAGCAAGTGGTTATCCAGGCTGTAAACCATcaaagaaggcagaagaaagaCCTCTGTTGAGACTTCACTGGTGAAACTTGCTTTCTGGGTTGTAATAACCATTTTGCTGTTACGTTGCTCTTCAGCCTACCCTTCCTAAAGCTTTTATAGACAAACACCAAAAATGCTAAACTCTGTTCCATTTTCCAGATGCAAACCAGAGAGCTGAGCTACCATTCTGGAGCCCAGGAAAGGGCAGGTACATCTATGTAAGAGTAGataaaattttcctttgctggACAGTTCATACTTCCTGCATGGAGCCTTTACATCCCTCCTTCTTTACCAGTTCCTAGATGGATCACTGTGAAGCTCGTCAGCATGTACTTAACATAATTAGAAAATACATTCACAATACCTGATCTTGCCTTTAGCCAGGAGAGTTAGTTTTTCAGACTTTGAGGCCTACCTATCACATTCTTTACTCTTATTATTCTGTTAATATATTGATCATCTTATACACATTTTGCcaagttttgttatttttctgtgcaatcattttaatttcaaaaaccTCATTTTTGGGAtaaaactttttcatttcaaatgaagaaaagttaCTCTTCTCTGCTGGAATGCTCAGAACCACAGTGTATTTGGGTTTGGGCAATTCAACATTGATTTTGCAATTGTTTTAATTGATTTCAAAGAAGTGGACTATGCAGTTCCACAATTCCAATGCATTCTTATAAATCCCGTAGTTATGAATGTCATACCTTGTCTCGGAGATCTTCAATTATCTTGTAGTAGTTACTGTAGTCACGAGCTGGGCTGGTGGGGGCTTCCTTCTGGTACCAGTCTCGGATTTTGACTTCTAATTCTGCATTTGCAGCTTCCAGTGCTCGCACCTTCTGCAGGTATGTGGCCAGCCGGTCGTTCAGGTTCTGCATAgttatcttttcatttccagaaagaaggccatcaccaccaccaaaggCACCACCATCAAAACCTCCACCaaagccagctcctccaccaaaGCCAGAGCCTCCACCaaagccagctcctccaccaaaGCCAGAGCCTCCACCAAAGCAAGCTCCTCCACCAAAGCCAGAGCCTCCACCaaagccagctcctccaccaaaGCCACCGAAGCCTCCTCCAATACCAGCGCACGAGCCACCACCATATCCACCTCCTACAGAGGAGGTGTACTTAGCTGAAGACATGTAGACacccctgccaccagctcctccgTGGATGCTGGGAGCACGGCAGGAGCCTCCTGTGCGGACTGAGGAAAGGCGAGAGCTGCCAGCGATGCTGCAAGAGTTCTGCATGGTGCAAGTAGatgtggctgcagcacagaaggagCTAGTCTGAGCTACTCGGCTTCGTGCAGAGCAGGAAAGCGTGCTCCTTCACTGCCCTGGTGCTTCTTTTATAGCCACAAGATAGGGCGTTAGGAGACAAACCCAACCTGCACCCTCCCTCCAAAGATTCTCCTCCCTAGAGGTGAGGCCAATTATGATGACATTCCTCACACACAGAGCTGGCTGTACATCTCAGGGGCTCGGGCttggttttttcttttaattaaactaaAGGGATGATTCagattgtgttttttcttcaggcTATAGTTCTGAAACCTGGAGTTTACTTCTTTGACAATTgagaatggaaaaacaaagcaagttcAGCCGCACCCACTTACCCATTTACAGCAATCAccatgattatttttataaaaaaataacttaaaattgaAGTTTGAGTAAAATTCTACTTTCATTGAAAAATGTGCAATCATCAGTTCATCTcatcattatttcttcttttctatccATATTTTTCCCCAGTCAAAATTGAATTTTAGATGTTCTTATTCCTGTTCTTTGCTCAGAATTAGTATTTAgattttggatttatttatttatttttaattagaaaaagcaTATAATCATAGCATCGTGTGAAGAATAATTAACATCCAGCAATGTACTGGGCATAATAAGCATACTTAATTTACTAACGCTTGTGAAATAGTCAAGAAGGGTAATACACGACCGAAATGATTCAATTAAAAGAACGTGGGGCGGCAAAGTTCCTCTTACTTTTGGACACCTTAAGCAAGTTGAGTTTGAGATGAAACTGTTCAGGTAGCAATTAATGTGTGTAACAACCACCTGTGCTGTGAAATGGAATAATTCTTGCAAATAGGACTTGAGAATCCCTTACAGAGGTACATTAACCCTTCCTGTAAAGAAGGAGTCTCACTTGCAATAATTTGCTAGGGAAACGTGGAGGGCAGGAGTTCAGCCCCTCAGCTTCTGTTCAGTACCAAGTGTGAGAAACCAGatttgggagattttttttttgaggaagtaTTAGCTTGTTTGCCCTGCCAGGGTGTGCCACTGGGGATCATGTGTGGAGTGTGGCAATAGCGTGGGGCTTTCAGAGGGAGCCCCATTCTCTGCCCAGGGAGCCTCTGGTCAACTGGAGGGCATGAGGTAGGGGAGTGGTGACGGAGGTGGCACCGTGTCCTACAGGGGCTTAAAGGAGCTGGGGGGcgagagaggagggagagaagcaggGGCCGAGTGAGATGGGAGGAACTTCCTCTATCTCGAGTTCAGAACCACCAAGcttattttacaataaaacttttaaatgcagaaggaaaatgataTATTTACTAGCAGCACAGTAAGAACCGTGCTTTTCTtagcagagagaagcagcaaagggCTAGCAGGGGGGACGCAGCTTAACAGCCTGCTTCTGAGACTGTCACTTGCACTTCAGCTGACTAGAAACGACAGGATATTCATAGCTGTGGAAACATGTTTCAGACTGAACCTGGACCTTTGCCACTGcagttcagttttgcttttgggCAGATTAATAGTTTTGCAGAGCTTGCCAAATCTGCCTATCTCCAGGAGTTAGTATCTCAGGAGACAAGTTTAGACAAACTCTCCTAAAAATAAGTAAGTTTCCTTAAGCCCCCTGTAACATAAATACACCGAGGTGTGTATGCTGCTAGGGTCTGCTTGACTCTGAATGATCCCACAATAGGCAAGATCgagttgcattaaaaaaaaaaaaagaaaagaaaagtaaaagcacacacaaaaaacacacacaaaagccagCAAAGCACTTCTAGAAATCACCATAAACGTTAGCAGAAAACTTGGGGGATTTTTCATTTGGTCTTCTTTCACTCAGCCTTTGTAACTTCTCTGGAAGCTTGCTGGTGAAATACACGGTGCTGCTATTTAAGTCCCCTGTTTGTTACCCTGGGTTTTTTATCAGATGAAGCAGGTAGCAGgcagaaagctgtttcttttctgtagaaCATTTActgctgggaaaaagaaaaataaatgaagcagcCTCTACAGATTTTGTCCTATACCTATATAATTATACCTATATAATTCAGAAGACTGTAGTGGTGGgctttttttgtgggttttcaCTTTTCTGCAAACTGTCAAACTCAGATCCTTAGGGTGTGTCCCCCACAATCAAAAGCTTGTAAATGCAGAGTGCAACACTTGCAGACCCGGGGCTGAACCCCGCCTTCATCATCTTTAGTTGTTCTTTCATAAACAACTACTTCGAAATAGTTTCAGATATTCTCCTAGAAATTGTCAGTAGTTTTTTTTCAAACCCAAGGAGAATCCAAGACACGGTGCCTCACTGAAGCACTGTGAAGTTTGGAGGTGGGCTGTTATGGATGGGTTAGTTGCAGCTTGTGTCAATTCCTGTACAGGTATTTTCCTAAACAGAAAAGGTTTCAGTTTTGAGACTTACTCTTGAATGTTGGCTCTTCTGGTAAGAGAAAAATGGTGAATGTGTCTGTACCACTCCACTGAGAGCAGACTGCTGGCAAATGCTTGTGCGTGTTCAGAAGTTGCTCACCCCctggtatttatttatacaggCTGTACTGTTTTATCACTGCATCTAGGCTGAGGACTTCTATCTCAAAACATGCATGGATTGTGTCATTTTATAATAGACTGTGTAAAGTGAAGCTGGCTTTGCTGAAAATTTGCATACAATTTACTATTTACATTAACAAAAATTTAGAAATCAAAAGTGTCTTGATAAATCTTAAGTTCATACCCGAATTTGAACAGACACATGAAAGTCATCCGTCTTTAGCTCAGCTGTAGGTCGAGGTATAATTGTGGATGCAGTCACACTTTCCAGTTATTATTTCCGCATTTTAGCCAggttcaattaaaaaacaatagtTACATATCTGTACATTTAGGAGGTGTAGAGTGTTTCCAGATTCATAATCTCTTACGGCTTTAAATGAACACCTCAAATGGGAGCTCTGTCTGCTTTGGTAGGGATCTGGGTTGTTCTATACATTGCTTTAGCTTTTTCTGCAGTGGGAGCACAAACCTAAAcctacattttcattttatagttTGTACAAGGCAACTGAAGCCTATCTATCTAttgctgaagcagaaaaaaaaaatgctatttcaagCTTTTGCCTTTATTCTGTTCTCACTGTCTTCTGAGATTTTTATCCAATCTTGCCACAGTTGCAGCCCTTGAAGGGTGCTCACCATTGTACTTGTGTGCATAAGCTCCTTAGCTGGCCATGCAGAGCTGGAAGACGTTCCTGGACACGTCCACGCTGCGCAAACTCTTATTACTCCTGTCACAGTATTACTGGAGCTGACACACTTCAGCCTCTCCTTTCTCGAGGACAAAGAGCTTCATTCAAGAAGCAGCTTGTTTATCGGCCCAGTCTTTGCTGGTAAAATCATCACTCAGGcattacagactttttttttctgaaccaaaCTCAAAAATTAGAGTCTCTTTGTGATTTTATATTAAACGTTTTGCCAGAGATCCTTCATTACCCTACAAACATGGAATGAAACCAAGAAAATCATAAACTGTAATTCATATTAGGTTATCAAAACAGGAATTCAAGCCTTTTCAAGATTCTTTCAAGTCTCTGAAGATTCCAGTTTCTTTAACACAGTCTATAGGGATTCTTTTACTTCTTGGTACTTTAACCTCTTGAACACTTCTAAATTGATTACCttttaagcatcttttttttgcatttaattcagATTTTGCAAATAGAGCTTTTTGGTCAAAATGTGCTTCTGCACAGTGTCCTTGTATCTTCTGTTTTGCATTCTCAGAGCATGAGAACTGCCTGGCTGACTCTCACATTTGCAGCTATACAGCACGAGAAACCTGCTGCAGCAATCTCGTCCTCGGACTGGTTTTGTCACAAGAATTTATCCCAGGGAATGGGACTTGCTGAGATTCAAAAACAGACCTGGAGTTTGTTGGTTCATCTGGAAGGGCTTCCAGGTCTAACTGCTGTAGGGAATCAGACTGGTATCAGACATTTATTAGGAAGTCTCAGCACCCAGGAACAAGCAGTAGTGAAGCATTTCATGCACAAGAGCTCTGTGCACCCCGTGCTGGCAGAAGCAGACAGGGTACGGACGGGTGTGCATCTCAGAGCCACTTGCACCGTGTGCATGCCGGTGCTCTTCATGCCACTGCTCCCTCTCGATTCTGCACTTGGTGCCACCAGAGCAGCTTGGTGCAGCTCTTCCCATCTTGTCCTCCTCTCTGCGTGTCTTTGCTGGTTTGTACTTTTCAGgactgtttttctcctctcagtTTTTCCCTGTCGTAGCGAGCCCACTGCAGAGTGTTACTGTGCTGGCTTTCCAGAGGCTCAGCTGGGATTTGTGTGTCAGTACCCAACAATTGATGCTGACAGGCCACCTGAGTCACTGCTGAACCAAACCCAACCACCAACACTTCGTCAATGGCAGAGGATTACCCAGCCTTGACAGAGGAGGTCCACGGCTTTGGGATGCTCCTTGCTATGCAAACACTCCATTAATCTGCAAACTAGTTATGAACAAGAGTGAACTAATTTATTCCCTCCCAAGTCCAAGGGGAGGAGTGATGAAGGGGCTGACGATGTCTCCCTAAAGCACAGCCTGCAAGATGATCCCTGCTGGGGGGTGCACTGGGGGGCACCTTCAGTCTGCTGATTGTGCCCTTTGGGTTTCACCCGCAGTTCCCCGGGTCACTGCACGCTCTT
Encoded here:
- the LOC116498279 gene encoding keratin, type I cytoskeletal 15-like, coding for MQNSCSIAGSSRLSSVRTGGSCRAPSIHGGAGGRGVYMSSAKYTSSVGGGYGGGSCAGIGGGFGSGFGGGAGFGGGSGFGGGAGFGGGFDGGAFGGGDGLLSGNEKITMQNLNDRLATYLQKVRALEAANAELEVKIRDWYQKEAPTSPARDYSNYYKIIEDLRDKILAATIDNSRVILEIDNARLAADDFRLKYENELFLRQSVESDINGLRRVLDELTLSRADLEMQIESLKEELAYLKKNHEEEMKEYSNQISGTVNVEMDAAPGIDLTRILTEMREQYEALAEKNRKDAEAWFLTQTDELNREVATHTEQIQTSKTEITELRRTLQSLEIELQSQMSMKAGLEANLRDTEGRYCAQLSQIQNLITSVEEQLSEIRCDMERQNQEYKMLMDIKSRLEQEIATYRQLLETQDSQMTGVNPKDGKKIFDLKRG